TGTCCCAGTCGGGTTCCTTCTGGTGGCCGGACGGGACCGAGTTCGACAGCGGCAGCGAGTGGCTGACCCGGCAGTTCGCGGTGACCGAGCGCACCGCGGTCCGGTTCCGTCTGGAGGTGGGCCTCCAGGAATGGATGCTCCTCCCCCAGAACCGCCACCTGCGTGACGTGCTCCAGGCACGCGGCTACGAGGTGTCGTACGAGGAGTTCAACGGCGGCCACGACTACGCCTGCTGGCGCGGCGGCCTCGCCGCCGGACTCGCCGGGCTGCTGGCCGACCGGGACTGACCGGCTCTGACCGGCTCTGGCCGGGCCGCGAGCCCCTCGGACACATGAAACGGCCCGGGACCGACGACTGTCGGTCCCGGGCCGAGGCGTGTACCGAGCCCGTCAGGCCGCCGCCTGCGCGCCTTCCTCCGGCCGCGCCGTCGGCTCGTCGTCGAAGGGCGGCGGCGCGGGGGCGTCCTTGGGCAGGCGCAGCGCGAACAGCGTGCCGAGGGCGACCAGTCCCGCGGTCGTGAGGATCGCCGCCCGGTACGGGCCCGGGGCGGCGTCGTGCGTGCCCGAGCCGCCGGCCGCGCCGATCACCGCGGCGGTGGCCGCGATGCCCAGCGCCCCGCCGAGGGTGCGCACGATGGTGAACAGCCCCATCGCCTGTCCCATGGCCGGGGGCGCGATGTCCGCGAACCCGGCGATCTGGACGGTGAGTACGGCCGTGCCCAGCACCAGGCCGACACAGAACATCAGCACCCGCACCGCCCAGGCGTTCTCCGCCACGCCCGGCACCGCCAGTGCCGCGAAGACCGCCGTGGCGAGGACCAGCGCGGGGGCGGCGAGCAGCCGGGGGCCGAGCTTCGGCAGCAGTCGGTCGACGGCCTGGGAGGCCAGCATCAGGCCCAGCGCCTCGGGGAAGACGCTGAGTCCCGCGTCCAGGGCGGAGGCCCCGAGGGCCGCCTGGTAGAGCAGCGGGAAGGCGAAGAGGACGCCCATCAGACCGGCCGAGGTGACCAGGGCGAGGACGGTGGCGGACCCGAAGACCTTGTCGCCGAGGAGCTTCAGGTCCAGCAGCGGCGTCGCGGCCCTGAGCAGGTGCGCGCACGCCGCGACGAGGAGGGCGAGGCCGAGCAGCGCGCTCACCGCGATGGCCGGTGAGGTCCAGCCGTGCGAGGGGCCGAAGCCCAGCGCGTAGGTGAGCAGCCCGAGCGCGGGGGTGGCCAGCAGGAAGCCCCGGCGGTCGAAGCCGCCCTCGGTGCCCTCCACGTGCTCGCGCACGCCGAGGACGCCGAGCAGTACGGCGGCGGCGCCGATCGGCACGTTCACGAAGAACAGCCAGTGCCAGGAGAGGTGCTCGGTGAGGAAGCCGCCGAGCGGGGGCCCGAGGGCGGGCATCAGGGCCGTCGGCACGATCAGTACCTTCGACAGCTTCATCCGCTCGTGCGGCGGGAAGGCGCGGAAGAGCAGCGTCATGCCGACCGGGGTGAGCAGCCCGCCCGCCAACCCCTGGACGACGCGGGCGAGGACCAGGGTGGGCAGGTCCTGGGCGAGCCCGCAGGCCG
The window above is part of the Streptomyces syringium genome. Proteins encoded here:
- a CDS encoding DHA2 family efflux MFS transporter permease subunit → MSRLSPRLAVVIVYTAAMCMNGLDSTIVNPALLTIARDFGEPVSAANTVEIAFLVALAVALPVAGWLGDRYGTKRVFLGSLAVFTAASAACGLAQDLPTLVLARVVQGLAGGLLTPVGMTLLFRAFPPHERMKLSKVLIVPTALMPALGPPLGGFLTEHLSWHWLFFVNVPIGAAAVLLGVLGVREHVEGTEGGFDRRGFLLATPALGLLTYALGFGPSHGWTSPAIAVSALLGLALLVAACAHLLRAATPLLDLKLLGDKVFGSATVLALVTSAGLMGVLFAFPLLYQAALGASALDAGLSVFPEALGLMLASQAVDRLLPKLGPRLLAAPALVLATAVFAALAVPGVAENAWAVRVLMFCVGLVLGTAVLTVQIAGFADIAPPAMGQAMGLFTIVRTLGGALGIAATAAVIGAAGGSGTHDAAPGPYRAAILTTAGLVALGTLFALRLPKDAPAPPPFDDEPTARPEEGAQAAA